The Cellulomonas sp. P24 genome contains a region encoding:
- a CDS encoding ice-binding family protein, whose protein sequence is MTPVHGLSRIAHTRLGASALMAVGLVVALPGVAHAAALPVPLGTADPFVVLAGSAITNTGATTLNGDVGLSPADGSFVTGFTPGVTLNGTLHAADAVALGAQNDLTAAYLNAATQSPATAIPTELGGTTLQPGVYSAGTYGLTGTLTLDAGGDPDAVFVFTAASTLITASASSVALINDAQACHVFWQVTSSATLGSGSHFQGTILALTSVSLGTGATVDGRVLARNGAVTLQGNTITRPVCAAPATTPATTPATTPAASGSVSPSQVTAVPVGAVSTGDGSTSGGSGPVGLAVIGALAVAGAGGVSWFAVRRRSNA, encoded by the coding sequence ATGACTCCTGTCCACGGACTCTCCCGCATCGCACACACTCGTCTGGGTGCCTCGGCACTGATGGCGGTCGGGCTGGTGGTGGCGCTTCCCGGCGTCGCGCATGCGGCCGCGCTCCCGGTCCCTCTCGGCACGGCCGACCCGTTCGTCGTGCTCGCAGGATCGGCGATCACGAACACGGGCGCGACGACGCTCAACGGTGACGTGGGGCTGTCGCCGGCCGACGGGTCCTTCGTGACCGGCTTCACCCCGGGGGTGACCCTGAACGGCACCCTTCACGCTGCCGATGCGGTCGCGCTCGGTGCCCAGAACGACCTCACGGCGGCGTACCTCAACGCCGCCACGCAGTCGCCGGCCACGGCGATCCCGACCGAGCTCGGCGGCACGACGCTCCAGCCCGGCGTCTACAGCGCGGGCACGTACGGGCTGACCGGCACGCTCACGCTCGACGCAGGCGGCGACCCGGACGCGGTCTTCGTGTTCACGGCGGCGTCGACGCTGATCACCGCATCAGCGAGCTCGGTCGCGCTGATCAACGACGCGCAGGCGTGCCACGTCTTCTGGCAGGTCACGAGCTCGGCAACGCTGGGCAGCGGCTCCCACTTCCAGGGGACCATCCTGGCGTTGACCAGTGTCTCTCTCGGTACCGGGGCGACGGTCGACGGCAGGGTCTTGGCGCGCAACGGCGCGGTCACGCTGCAGGGGAACACGATCACCCGGCCTGTCTGCGCGGCCCCGGCAACCACGCCGGCAACCACACCGGCAACCACGCCGGCAGCATCGGGCTCGGTCAGCCCGAGCCAGGTCACTGCGGTCCCGGTCGGTGCGGTCTCGACCGGTGACGGCAGCACGAGTGGTGGCTCGGGCCCCGTCGGGCTCGCGGTGATCGGCGCGCTCGCGGTCGCCGGGGCAGGCGGAGTGTCATGGTTCGCCGTGCGCCGCCGGTCGAACGCCTGA
- a CDS encoding class F sortase, with the protein MVRRAPPVERLNARRGPGPSGARPRRGVGARAARLALLVLVGLSTGACSTLSAPGPTEPAVVPVASAPSSAPPVASVPRSSSSPVEPVHLSRSAPVRLQIPAIGVDSTLMPLGLNPDGTMQVPPSGFPAGWYTGAPTPGELGPAIIAGHVDWNGPGVFFELRRIVPGDRISVTRADAGVAVFRVTRVAEYPKDAFPTALVYGDIDHAGLRLITCGGSWDATTHHYEDNTVVFAELVPPA; encoded by the coding sequence ATGGTTCGCCGTGCGCCGCCGGTCGAACGCCTGAACGCGCGGCGCGGTCCCGGCCCATCGGGTGCGCGACCGCGCCGGGGCGTCGGCGCACGAGCAGCGCGACTCGCGCTGCTCGTGCTCGTGGGTCTGAGCACGGGCGCGTGCTCGACCCTGTCCGCTCCTGGGCCGACGGAGCCGGCCGTCGTGCCGGTCGCGAGCGCGCCGAGCTCGGCCCCACCGGTCGCGAGCGTGCCCCGCTCGTCGTCGAGTCCCGTCGAGCCCGTGCACCTGAGCAGATCAGCGCCGGTCCGTCTCCAGATTCCGGCGATCGGGGTGGACTCGACCCTCATGCCGCTCGGGCTGAATCCGGACGGGACGATGCAGGTGCCGCCGAGCGGCTTCCCGGCGGGCTGGTACACCGGTGCGCCGACTCCGGGTGAGCTCGGCCCGGCCATCATCGCGGGCCACGTCGACTGGAACGGTCCGGGCGTCTTCTTCGAGCTCCGACGCATCGTGCCCGGCGACAGGATCTCGGTCACTCGCGCCGACGCGGGTGTCGCCGTGTTCCGCGTGACCCGAGTCGCGGAGTATCCGAAGGACGCGTTCCCCACCGCGCTCGTCTACGGGGACATCGACCACGCCGGGTTGCGTCTGATCACCTGCGGCGGCTCGTGGGACGCGACGACGCACCACTACGAGGACAACACCGTCGTCTTCGCCGAGCTCGTCCCGCCGGCGTGA
- a CDS encoding class I fructose-bisphosphate aldolase yields MDLDAMVLTAHVLVSSGKGILAADESTPTIAKRFAGIGVESTETSRSAYREILFTTPGLGDHISGVILFDETIRHQTDDGTPTAELLLHQGVVPGIKVDGGTKPLAGFPDEVVTAGLDGLRGRLADYVTLGARFAKWRAVIRIGDGRPSSTCLEANAHALARYAALAQEAGLVPIVEPEVLMDGDHTLARCAEVTEATLREVYAQLARHRVVLEATLLKPNMVLPGQDCPVQATDDEIAVATIDTMRRTVPAAVPGLVFLSGGQTDAQATARLNAMNRRGPHPWELSFSFGRALQGPVLRAWRGDPANRRAAQEALLHRAALNGAARHGTYSAELETS; encoded by the coding sequence ATGGACCTCGATGCCATGGTCTTGACCGCGCACGTGCTGGTCAGCTCGGGGAAGGGGATCCTTGCCGCCGACGAGAGCACACCGACGATCGCCAAGCGCTTCGCCGGGATCGGCGTCGAGTCGACCGAGACGTCGCGCAGCGCCTACCGCGAGATCCTGTTCACGACCCCCGGGCTGGGCGACCACATCAGCGGCGTGATCCTCTTCGACGAGACGATCCGTCACCAGACCGACGACGGCACGCCGACCGCCGAGCTCCTGCTCCACCAGGGCGTCGTCCCGGGCATCAAGGTCGACGGCGGCACGAAGCCCCTCGCCGGTTTCCCCGACGAGGTCGTCACGGCCGGGCTCGACGGTCTCCGCGGTCGGCTCGCCGACTACGTGACCCTCGGCGCCCGCTTCGCCAAGTGGCGTGCCGTGATCCGGATCGGCGATGGTCGGCCGTCGAGCACGTGCCTCGAGGCGAACGCGCACGCCCTGGCCCGGTACGCAGCCCTCGCCCAGGAGGCCGGGCTCGTCCCGATCGTCGAGCCCGAGGTCCTCATGGACGGCGACCACACGCTCGCCCGGTGCGCCGAGGTCACCGAGGCGACGCTCCGCGAGGTCTACGCCCAGCTCGCGCGGCACCGCGTCGTGCTCGAGGCGACCCTGCTCAAGCCGAACATGGTCCTCCCGGGCCAGGACTGCCCGGTCCAGGCGACCGACGACGAGATCGCCGTGGCGACGATCGACACCATGCGGCGCACGGTCCCCGCCGCGGTACCGGGGCTCGTGTTCCTCTCCGGCGGGCAGACCGACGCACAGGCGACCGCGCGGCTGAACGCAATGAACCGGCGTGGGCCGCACCCGTGGGAGCTGAGCTTCTCGTTCGGACGCGCGCTCCAGGGCCCGGTCCTGCGGGCGTGGCGGGGCGATCCCGCGAACCGGCGTGCGGCGCAGGAGGCGCTGCTGCACCGGGCCGCCCTCAACGGCGCTGCTCGCCACGGGACGTACTCGGCGGAGCTGGAGACCTCCTGA
- a CDS encoding NAD(P)-dependent oxidoreductase, with protein MSRVAFIGLGRMGHGMAGRLLAAGHDVVVHNRTPEKAADLVRAGARLAPSPRAAAEGVDAVVCMVSDDDASRAAWLGPDGVLAADPAGDALAIECSTLSWGWVLELAAAVRATGRRYVDCPVTGLPDAAAGGRLTLLVGSDPADLRAAEPLLAALATEVLHFGPVGTGTVYKLMINLMGAVQIAAAAEGIALAERAGLDLDQVARAIASGQAASPQVVRNALRMVSGDHDREVTFSGALRRKDAAYGVALAEALGLPAALGRTALAGLDRLVASGLGELNESSIIEVARHR; from the coding sequence ATGTCACGCGTCGCGTTCATCGGTCTCGGTCGGATGGGGCACGGGATGGCGGGCCGGCTCCTGGCCGCCGGTCACGACGTCGTCGTGCACAACCGCACCCCGGAGAAGGCCGCCGATCTCGTGCGGGCCGGCGCGCGGCTCGCACCGAGCCCACGCGCGGCGGCGGAGGGCGTCGACGCGGTCGTGTGCATGGTCAGCGACGACGACGCGTCGCGCGCGGCCTGGCTGGGACCGGACGGCGTCCTCGCGGCGGACCCGGCCGGGGACGCGCTGGCGATCGAGTGCTCGACGCTGTCCTGGGGGTGGGTCCTCGAGCTCGCAGCGGCCGTCCGCGCGACGGGTCGCCGCTACGTCGACTGTCCGGTGACCGGCCTCCCGGACGCCGCCGCCGGCGGACGGTTGACGCTCCTGGTGGGGTCCGACCCGGCCGACCTGCGTGCGGCCGAGCCGCTGCTCGCCGCGCTCGCGACCGAGGTCCTGCACTTCGGGCCCGTCGGTACGGGGACCGTCTACAAGCTGATGATCAACCTCATGGGGGCGGTCCAGATCGCCGCCGCGGCCGAGGGCATCGCGCTGGCCGAGCGTGCCGGGCTGGATCTCGACCAGGTCGCCCGGGCGATCGCGAGCGGCCAGGCGGCGAGCCCCCAGGTCGTGCGCAACGCGCTCCGCATGGTGAGCGGCGACCACGACCGCGAGGTCACGTTCTCCGGCGCGCTCCGCCGCAAGGATGCGGCGTACGGCGTCGCTCTCGCCGAGGCGCTCGGGCTGCCCGCGGCGCTCGGGCGGACGGCACTGGCCGGCCTGGACCGGTTGGTCGCGTCCGGGCTCGGCGAGCTCAACGAGAGCAGCATCATCGAGGTCGCGCGACACCGCTGA
- a CDS encoding DUF1876 domain-containing protein yields the protein MVHTWNVKIHLFDADEVRSDDEITTAHAVLTTSSGTTLEGYGRARRNPVDRDIPEIGEELAAARALRHLADRLLKATTDDIEQIEHHKVHLHI from the coding sequence ATGGTCCACACCTGGAACGTGAAGATCCATCTCTTCGACGCCGATGAGGTCCGCTCCGACGACGAGATCACGACCGCCCACGCGGTTCTGACGACGTCATCCGGGACGACGCTCGAAGGGTATGGTCGCGCCCGCCGGAACCCGGTCGACCGCGACATCCCCGAGATCGGTGAGGAGCTCGCGGCAGCCCGCGCCCTGCGCCACCTGGCCGACCGGCTCCTCAAGGCGACGACGGACGACATCGAGCAGATCGAGCACCACAAGGTCCACCTGCACATCTGA
- a CDS encoding bifunctional diguanylate cyclase/phosphodiesterase, with product MTAGPAQDAADGHRAHDDRTTHDGFPSAIESRLTGAFYASHRARSFFAAVIILITLAGAWLVTYLAGGTESVAPQAFYLPILIAATRFRWHTALLTAIAAGIVSGPLSLLDVEGAVEQSTGNWMGRLLIFVAIALLVSWLSHESRVAILTKVRDAHDARELRAALNHHELVVHYQPIFELDSEEVVGVEALVRWQHPHRGLVPPADFIPLAERTGLIVPLEVFVLGEATRQTARWRAEGSACRTLTVAVNISATHLDDPGVVTHVASALTNSGLKAEHLCVEITETAIIRDFSSALDRVVELRDLGVRIALDDFGTGLSSLAYLQKLPIDIVKIDRSFVKEVDTDSRSAAVISGIAMLAHAMGTSLVAEGIETRGQLDALRAIGCRRGQGFLVGRPVPAEELEAHISITQR from the coding sequence ATGACGGCTGGCCCGGCACAGGACGCCGCGGACGGGCATCGCGCCCACGACGACCGCACCACGCACGACGGGTTCCCCTCCGCGATCGAGAGCCGGTTGACGGGTGCCTTCTACGCCTCGCACCGGGCCCGGTCGTTCTTCGCGGCCGTCATCATCCTGATCACGCTCGCCGGTGCGTGGCTCGTCACGTATCTCGCCGGTGGCACCGAGTCCGTCGCGCCCCAGGCCTTCTACCTCCCGATCCTCATCGCCGCGACCCGGTTCCGCTGGCACACGGCCCTGCTCACCGCGATCGCCGCAGGGATCGTCTCGGGTCCGCTGAGCCTGCTCGACGTCGAGGGCGCCGTCGAGCAGTCCACCGGCAACTGGATGGGACGACTGCTCATCTTCGTCGCGATCGCCCTGCTCGTCTCGTGGCTGTCGCACGAGTCACGCGTCGCGATCCTCACCAAGGTCCGCGACGCGCACGACGCCCGCGAGCTGCGCGCCGCCCTCAACCACCACGAGCTCGTGGTGCACTACCAGCCGATCTTCGAGCTCGACAGCGAGGAGGTCGTCGGGGTCGAGGCCCTCGTCAGGTGGCAGCACCCGCATCGGGGACTGGTCCCGCCGGCGGACTTCATCCCGCTCGCCGAGCGCACCGGCCTGATCGTGCCGCTCGAGGTGTTCGTCCTCGGCGAGGCCACGCGCCAGACGGCGCGGTGGCGCGCGGAGGGGTCGGCCTGCCGGACCCTCACGGTCGCGGTCAACATCTCGGCGACGCACCTCGACGACCCCGGTGTCGTCACCCACGTCGCCTCCGCTCTCACGAACTCGGGGCTCAAGGCCGAGCACCTCTGCGTGGAGATCACCGAGACCGCGATCATCCGCGACTTCAGCAGCGCGCTCGACCGGGTCGTCGAGCTCCGTGACCTGGGGGTGCGGATCGCCCTCGACGACTTCGGCACCGGGTTGTCGTCGCTGGCCTACCTGCAGAAGCTGCCGATCGACATCGTGAAGATCGACCGATCGTTCGTGAAGGAGGTCGACACGGACTCCCGCAGCGCAGCAGTGATCTCCGGGATCGCGATGCTCGCGCACGCGATGGGGACCTCCCTGGTCGCCGAGGGCATCGAGACCCGTGGGCAGCTCGACGCCTTGCGCGCGATCGGGTGCCGGCGCGGGCAGGGGTTCCTCGTCGGGCGACCGGTCCCCGCCGAGGAGCTCGAGGCGCACATCTCGATCACGCAGAGGTGA
- a CDS encoding NAD(P)-dependent oxidoreductase — translation MTTVAVTGAFGKAGRAVVADLLAHGYHVVATDAVGPTGDPGLLGVPLLRAELTDYGQALEVLAGADAVVHLGNIPAPGHAPAPHTLNANNAANANVFLAAQRLGLERVVWASSETTLGLPFDVPPRYAPVDEDHFPVPTSTYALSKVVGEQMAEHISAWSGIPFVGLRLSNIFRPEDYAAVPGYWGDARLRSWNLWGYIDSRDVAAAFRLALEADVTGSSNVIIAAADTIMDRPSADLLAEVFPDVEITRPLGEFETLLAIDGARRLLGFEPAHSWRDHVGPAAR, via the coding sequence ATGACCACCGTTGCCGTCACCGGAGCATTCGGGAAGGCGGGACGCGCCGTCGTCGCCGACCTCCTCGCCCACGGCTACCACGTGGTCGCGACCGATGCCGTCGGACCCACCGGCGACCCCGGGCTGCTGGGCGTGCCCCTGCTGCGGGCCGAGCTGACCGACTACGGGCAGGCGCTCGAGGTCCTCGCCGGGGCCGACGCGGTGGTGCACCTGGGGAACATCCCGGCCCCGGGCCACGCGCCCGCACCGCACACCCTGAACGCGAACAACGCCGCGAACGCGAACGTCTTCCTCGCCGCGCAGCGCCTCGGGCTCGAGCGGGTCGTCTGGGCCTCGAGCGAGACGACCCTCGGGCTGCCGTTCGACGTGCCTCCGCGCTACGCCCCGGTCGACGAGGACCACTTCCCGGTGCCGACGTCCACCTACGCCCTGTCGAAGGTGGTCGGCGAGCAGATGGCCGAGCACATCTCCGCGTGGTCCGGCATCCCGTTCGTCGGGCTGCGGCTGTCGAACATCTTCCGGCCGGAGGACTACGCGGCGGTTCCCGGGTACTGGGGCGACGCGCGGCTCCGGTCGTGGAACCTGTGGGGGTACATCGACTCCCGCGACGTCGCGGCGGCGTTCCGGCTCGCTCTCGAGGCCGACGTCACCGGGTCGAGCAACGTCATCATCGCGGCGGCGGACACGATCATGGACCGCCCGTCGGCCGACCTGCTCGCCGAGGTGTTCCCGGACGTCGAGATCACGCGCCCGCTCGGAGAGTTCGAGACGCTGCTCGCGATCGACGGCGCCCGACGTCTGCTCGGGTTCGAGCCGGCCCACTCGTGGCGCGACCACGTCGGGCCTGCCGCGCGGTAG
- a CDS encoding alcohol dehydrogenase catalytic domain-containing protein encodes MREMYCDAQGSVRLIEAPDPEIQAPTDVIVQVSATTICGSDVHLVHGHLPTPWGFALGHEYVGRVVEVGAAVSQVKVGDRVVGPAAPWCGTCASCRAEQTQRCDRGGVLGSGDAWGGWGGAQAELIRVPWADRDLSIVPEPVTDAQALTVGDVLSTGWTAVSHAVTAPGATVLVLGCGPVGLSAVHTASLYGPRAVIAVDALPDRLEVARALGATHTLAADGDVAAQVAELTSGRGAEAVVEAVGLQGTITLAGQVVVVGGRISVVGIPAGPIQLPFADLLFKNVSWWSGLGDLRHMDMLLAMIAQGRLDPTPMFTSQRPFDEIELAFADMANRAPGVVKTLVTVG; translated from the coding sequence ATGCGCGAGATGTACTGCGACGCCCAGGGATCCGTCCGTCTGATCGAGGCCCCGGACCCCGAGATCCAGGCGCCGACCGACGTGATCGTCCAGGTCTCCGCCACGACGATCTGCGGCTCCGACGTCCATCTCGTCCACGGCCACCTCCCGACCCCCTGGGGGTTCGCCCTCGGGCACGAGTACGTCGGACGCGTCGTCGAGGTCGGGGCGGCGGTCTCCCAGGTGAAGGTCGGCGACCGCGTCGTCGGCCCTGCCGCACCCTGGTGCGGGACGTGCGCGTCCTGCCGCGCCGAGCAGACGCAACGGTGCGACCGGGGCGGCGTCCTCGGCTCCGGTGACGCGTGGGGCGGGTGGGGCGGCGCGCAGGCCGAGCTGATCCGGGTCCCGTGGGCGGACCGTGACCTCAGCATCGTCCCCGAGCCGGTCACCGACGCGCAGGCGTTGACCGTCGGCGACGTGCTGTCGACCGGGTGGACGGCCGTCTCGCACGCGGTCACCGCACCCGGTGCCACCGTGCTCGTGCTCGGTTGCGGGCCCGTGGGACTCTCGGCCGTGCACACCGCGAGCCTGTACGGACCGCGTGCGGTGATCGCGGTCGACGCGCTCCCGGACCGCCTCGAGGTGGCGCGTGCCCTCGGTGCGACCCACACGCTCGCGGCCGACGGCGACGTCGCGGCCCAGGTCGCCGAGCTCACGTCGGGTCGCGGCGCGGAGGCGGTCGTCGAGGCGGTCGGGCTCCAGGGCACGATCACCCTCGCCGGGCAGGTCGTCGTCGTCGGAGGCCGCATCAGCGTCGTCGGCATCCCGGCCGGTCCGATCCAGCTGCCGTTCGCCGACCTCCTCTTCAAGAACGTCTCCTGGTGGAGCGGTCTGGGCGACCTCAGGCACATGGACATGCTGCTGGCGATGATCGCGCAGGGCCGGCTCGACCCCACGCCGATGTTCACCTCCCAGCGTCCGTTCGACGAGATCGAGCTCGCGTTCGCGGACATGGCGAACCGTGCCCCCGGGGTGGTCAAGACCCTGGTGACCGTCGGGTAG
- a CDS encoding FAD-dependent oxidoreductase, with protein sequence MQQRVVVVGGGYGGAAVAKALDDVADVVLIEPKDAFVHAVGALRAAVDPDWQDRIFIPYDRLLTHGRIVHDWVRTATPTQVRLSADEAIDTDYLVLATGTGYPFPAKFLENQTSVAAARLARLREALAVADRVLIVGAGPVGLELAGELTSSFRNVGVTVVDQEDDILTNGDFLPEVRESIRSQLEARGVVFELGAALGYLPPSDVGTFEPFTVATTAGQEISAQVWFRCHDASVTTDYLGTELSRRVIGGGRVQVTNTLNVVGYESVFAIGDITDVPESKRASAARAHAAVVAENIASLIAGRPATATYTPAPELIVLPLGPAGGASQLVDESGARVMRGPQETSAIKGSDLMTGPMADLFGRDPLTLPR encoded by the coding sequence ATGCAGCAGCGTGTGGTGGTGGTGGGCGGCGGCTACGGCGGGGCCGCCGTGGCGAAGGCCCTCGACGACGTCGCCGACGTGGTGCTGATCGAGCCGAAGGACGCGTTCGTGCACGCGGTCGGCGCCCTGCGCGCCGCGGTGGACCCGGACTGGCAGGACCGCATCTTCATCCCCTACGACCGCCTGCTGACCCACGGCCGGATCGTGCACGACTGGGTACGGACCGCGACCCCGACCCAGGTGCGGCTCTCGGCCGACGAGGCGATCGACACCGACTACCTCGTCCTCGCGACCGGCACCGGGTACCCGTTCCCCGCGAAGTTCCTCGAGAACCAGACGTCCGTGGCCGCGGCTCGGCTGGCGCGGCTGCGCGAGGCGCTGGCGGTGGCCGACCGTGTCCTGATCGTGGGGGCCGGGCCCGTCGGGCTCGAGCTCGCCGGCGAGCTCACCTCGTCGTTCCGGAACGTCGGGGTGACCGTCGTCGACCAGGAGGACGACATCCTCACGAACGGGGACTTCCTGCCGGAGGTGCGTGAGTCGATCCGGAGCCAGCTCGAGGCGCGGGGCGTGGTGTTCGAGCTCGGGGCCGCCCTCGGGTACCTGCCCCCGTCGGACGTCGGGACGTTCGAGCCGTTCACGGTCGCGACCACGGCCGGCCAGGAGATCAGCGCGCAGGTCTGGTTCCGGTGCCACGACGCATCGGTCACCACGGACTACCTCGGCACCGAGCTCTCCCGCCGGGTGATCGGCGGCGGGCGCGTCCAGGTGACCAACACGCTCAACGTCGTCGGGTACGAGTCGGTCTTCGCGATCGGCGACATCACGGACGTCCCCGAGAGCAAGCGGGCCAGCGCCGCCCGAGCGCATGCCGCCGTCGTCGCGGAGAACATCGCCTCGCTCATCGCCGGCCGTCCGGCCACCGCGACCTACACCCCGGCGCCGGAGCTGATCGTGCTGCCGCTCGGCCCTGCCGGCGGCGCGTCGCAGCTCGTCGACGAGTCCGGGGCACGGGTGATGCGCGGCCCGCAGGAGACCAGCGCCATCAAGGGGTCCGACCTCATGACCGGGCCGATGGCCGACCTGTTCGGACGGGATCCGCTCACCCTCCCGCGCTGA
- a CDS encoding PspC domain-containing protein: MNSIHEAMGREGLYRPREGRVLGGVCAGLGRRFGLDPWPARLLFILLLMIIPGSQILIYPVLWILMPSD, translated from the coding sequence GTGAACTCCATCCATGAGGCGATGGGCCGTGAAGGCCTCTACCGGCCGCGCGAGGGCCGTGTCCTGGGAGGGGTGTGCGCCGGCCTGGGCCGTCGGTTCGGTCTGGACCCGTGGCCCGCGCGACTCCTGTTCATCCTGCTGCTGATGATCATCCCCGGCAGCCAGATCCTCATCTACCCCGTCCTGTGGATCCTCATGCCGTCGGACTGA